From a single Ascaphus truei isolate aAscTru1 chromosome 2, aAscTru1.hap1, whole genome shotgun sequence genomic region:
- the DAZL gene encoding deleted in azoospermia-like isoform X6, whose amino-acid sequence MPNTVFVGGIDIRMDEIEIRDFFARFGSVKEVKIITDRTGVSKGYGFVSFYDDVDVQKIVESQINFHGKKLKLGPAIRKQQNLCAYVQPRPVVLNQPAPQFHNVWSNQNADPYIQHPPMISPVAQYVQACPYPSSPPVIIQQIPMGFQQPAYNYQVAPQWPTGDQRSYIIPQAYTLNYHCSEIDQTGNEILQAEFPVHDPTMSPSGTSPQKKSVDRSIQTVVSCLFNPENRLQRSFVSQEDYLKDKRVHQFRRSKAVFKTVTN is encoded by the exons ATGCCCAACACTGTGTTCGTTGGAGGAATTGACATCAGG ATGGATGAAATCGAAATCCGTGATTTCTTTGCAAGATTTGGAAGTGTAAAAGAAGTAAAAATAATCACTGATAGAACTGGTGTGTCTAAAGG gtATGGATTTGTTTCTTTTTATGATGATGTCGATGTACAGAAGATTGTTGAA TCGCAGATAAATTTTCATGGAAAGAAATTAAAACTGGGCCCTGCAATCAGGAAGCAGCAAAATTTAT GTGCCTATGTGCAGCCCAGACCAGTGGTCCTTAACCAACCGGCACCTCAGTTCCACAATGTGTGGAGCAATCAGAATGCTGACCCGTATATCCAGCACCCTCCTATGATTAGCCCAGTTGCTCAGTATGTGCAG GCATGTCCATACCCAAGCTCACCCCCTGTTATAATCCAGCAAATTCCTATGGGATTCCAGCAACCTGCCTACAACTACCAG GTGGCACCACAATGGCCAACAGGTGATCAAAGGAGCTATATAATTCCTCAG GCATATACGCTGAATTATCACTGTAGTGAAATAGACCAAACAGGGAATGAAATCCTGCAAGCAGAGTTTCCTGTACATGACCCAACAATGTCTCCCTCTGGAACCAGCCCTCAGAAG AAGTCTGTGGACAGAAGTATCCAGACAGTAGTATCCTGTTTGTTTAATCCAGAGAACAGACTGCAAAGGTCTTTTGTTTCTCAAGAGGATTACCTTAAG GACAAGAGAGTGCACCAGTTTAGGAGAAGCAAAGCGGTTTTCAAAACTGTCACCAACTGA
- the DAZL gene encoding deleted in azoospermia-like isoform X5, with translation MHSNCRRYLLGGGKSAVPEAHSAPVPGDEEPQSVATSQGYVLPEGKIMPNTVFVGGIDIRMDEIEIRDFFARFGSVKEVKIITDRTGVSKGYGFVSFYDDVDVQKIVESQINFHGKKLKLGPAIRKQQNLCAYVQPRPVVLNQPAPQFHNVWSNQNADPYIQHPPMISPVAQYVQACPYPSSPPVIIQQIPMGFQQPAYNYQVAPQWPTGDQRSYIIPQAYTLNYHCSEIDQTGNEILQAEFPVHDPTMSPSGTSPQKDKRVHQFRRSKAVFKTVTN, from the exons ATGCACAGCAACTGTCGCAGATATTTACTAGGCGGTGGCAAG TCTGCAGTCCCAGAGGCACACAGTGCACCAGTCCCGGGAGATGAGGAGCCCCAGTCTGTGGCAACCAGCCAGGGTTATGTACTACCTGAGGGGAAAATCATGCCCAACACTGTGTTCGTTGGAGGAATTGACATCAGG ATGGATGAAATCGAAATCCGTGATTTCTTTGCAAGATTTGGAAGTGTAAAAGAAGTAAAAATAATCACTGATAGAACTGGTGTGTCTAAAGG gtATGGATTTGTTTCTTTTTATGATGATGTCGATGTACAGAAGATTGTTGAA TCGCAGATAAATTTTCATGGAAAGAAATTAAAACTGGGCCCTGCAATCAGGAAGCAGCAAAATTTAT GTGCCTATGTGCAGCCCAGACCAGTGGTCCTTAACCAACCGGCACCTCAGTTCCACAATGTGTGGAGCAATCAGAATGCTGACCCGTATATCCAGCACCCTCCTATGATTAGCCCAGTTGCTCAGTATGTGCAG GCATGTCCATACCCAAGCTCACCCCCTGTTATAATCCAGCAAATTCCTATGGGATTCCAGCAACCTGCCTACAACTACCAG GTGGCACCACAATGGCCAACAGGTGATCAAAGGAGCTATATAATTCCTCAG GCATATACGCTGAATTATCACTGTAGTGAAATAGACCAAACAGGGAATGAAATCCTGCAAGCAGAGTTTCCTGTACATGACCCAACAATGTCTCCCTCTGGAACCAGCCCTCAGAAG GACAAGAGAGTGCACCAGTTTAGGAGAAGCAAAGCGGTTTTCAAAACTGTCACCAACTGA
- the DAZL gene encoding deleted in azoospermia-like isoform X4 has protein sequence MSAVPEAHSAPVPGDEEPQSVATSQGYVLPEGKIMPNTVFVGGIDIRMDEIEIRDFFARFGSVKEVKIITDRTGVSKGYGFVSFYDDVDVQKIVESQINFHGKKLKLGPAIRKQQNLCAYVQPRPVVLNQPAPQFHNVWSNQNADPYIQHPPMISPVAQYVQACPYPSSPPVIIQQIPMGFQQPAYNYQVAPQWPTGDQRSYIIPQAYTLNYHCSEIDQTGNEILQAEFPVHDPTMSPSGTSPQKKSVDRSIQTVVSCLFNPENRLQRSFVSQEDYLKDKRVHQFRRSKAVFKTVTN, from the exons ATG TCTGCAGTCCCAGAGGCACACAGTGCACCAGTCCCGGGAGATGAGGAGCCCCAGTCTGTGGCAACCAGCCAGGGTTATGTACTACCTGAGGGGAAAATCATGCCCAACACTGTGTTCGTTGGAGGAATTGACATCAGG ATGGATGAAATCGAAATCCGTGATTTCTTTGCAAGATTTGGAAGTGTAAAAGAAGTAAAAATAATCACTGATAGAACTGGTGTGTCTAAAGG gtATGGATTTGTTTCTTTTTATGATGATGTCGATGTACAGAAGATTGTTGAA TCGCAGATAAATTTTCATGGAAAGAAATTAAAACTGGGCCCTGCAATCAGGAAGCAGCAAAATTTAT GTGCCTATGTGCAGCCCAGACCAGTGGTCCTTAACCAACCGGCACCTCAGTTCCACAATGTGTGGAGCAATCAGAATGCTGACCCGTATATCCAGCACCCTCCTATGATTAGCCCAGTTGCTCAGTATGTGCAG GCATGTCCATACCCAAGCTCACCCCCTGTTATAATCCAGCAAATTCCTATGGGATTCCAGCAACCTGCCTACAACTACCAG GTGGCACCACAATGGCCAACAGGTGATCAAAGGAGCTATATAATTCCTCAG GCATATACGCTGAATTATCACTGTAGTGAAATAGACCAAACAGGGAATGAAATCCTGCAAGCAGAGTTTCCTGTACATGACCCAACAATGTCTCCCTCTGGAACCAGCCCTCAGAAG AAGTCTGTGGACAGAAGTATCCAGACAGTAGTATCCTGTTTGTTTAATCCAGAGAACAGACTGCAAAGGTCTTTTGTTTCTCAAGAGGATTACCTTAAG GACAAGAGAGTGCACCAGTTTAGGAGAAGCAAAGCGGTTTTCAAAACTGTCACCAACTGA
- the DAZL gene encoding deleted in azoospermia-like isoform X1, translated as MHSNCRRYLLGGGKSAVPEAHSAPVPGDEEPQSVATSQGYVLPEGKIMPNTVFVGGIDIRMDEIEIRDFFARFGSVKEVKIITDRTGVSKGYGFVSFYDDVDVQKIVESQINFHGKKLKLGPAIRKQQNLCAYVQPRPVVLNQPAPQFHNVWSNQNADPYIQHPPMISPVAQYVQACPYPSSPPVIIQQIPMGFQQPAYNYQVAPQWPTGDQRSYIIPQAYTLNYHCSEIDQTGNEILQAEFPVHDPTMSPSGTSPQKKSVDRSIQTVVSCLFNPENRLQRSFVSQEDYLKDKRVHQFRRSKAVFKTVTN; from the exons ATGCACAGCAACTGTCGCAGATATTTACTAGGCGGTGGCAAG TCTGCAGTCCCAGAGGCACACAGTGCACCAGTCCCGGGAGATGAGGAGCCCCAGTCTGTGGCAACCAGCCAGGGTTATGTACTACCTGAGGGGAAAATCATGCCCAACACTGTGTTCGTTGGAGGAATTGACATCAGG ATGGATGAAATCGAAATCCGTGATTTCTTTGCAAGATTTGGAAGTGTAAAAGAAGTAAAAATAATCACTGATAGAACTGGTGTGTCTAAAGG gtATGGATTTGTTTCTTTTTATGATGATGTCGATGTACAGAAGATTGTTGAA TCGCAGATAAATTTTCATGGAAAGAAATTAAAACTGGGCCCTGCAATCAGGAAGCAGCAAAATTTAT GTGCCTATGTGCAGCCCAGACCAGTGGTCCTTAACCAACCGGCACCTCAGTTCCACAATGTGTGGAGCAATCAGAATGCTGACCCGTATATCCAGCACCCTCCTATGATTAGCCCAGTTGCTCAGTATGTGCAG GCATGTCCATACCCAAGCTCACCCCCTGTTATAATCCAGCAAATTCCTATGGGATTCCAGCAACCTGCCTACAACTACCAG GTGGCACCACAATGGCCAACAGGTGATCAAAGGAGCTATATAATTCCTCAG GCATATACGCTGAATTATCACTGTAGTGAAATAGACCAAACAGGGAATGAAATCCTGCAAGCAGAGTTTCCTGTACATGACCCAACAATGTCTCCCTCTGGAACCAGCCCTCAGAAG AAGTCTGTGGACAGAAGTATCCAGACAGTAGTATCCTGTTTGTTTAATCCAGAGAACAGACTGCAAAGGTCTTTTGTTTCTCAAGAGGATTACCTTAAG GACAAGAGAGTGCACCAGTTTAGGAGAAGCAAAGCGGTTTTCAAAACTGTCACCAACTGA
- the DAZL gene encoding deleted in azoospermia-like isoform X3, with protein METDSAVPEAHSAPVPGDEEPQSVATSQGYVLPEGKIMPNTVFVGGIDIRMDEIEIRDFFARFGSVKEVKIITDRTGVSKGYGFVSFYDDVDVQKIVESQINFHGKKLKLGPAIRKQQNLCAYVQPRPVVLNQPAPQFHNVWSNQNADPYIQHPPMISPVAQYVQACPYPSSPPVIIQQIPMGFQQPAYNYQVAPQWPTGDQRSYIIPQAYTLNYHCSEIDQTGNEILQAEFPVHDPTMSPSGTSPQKKSVDRSIQTVVSCLFNPENRLQRSFVSQEDYLKDKRVHQFRRSKAVFKTVTN; from the exons ATGGAAACTGAC TCTGCAGTCCCAGAGGCACACAGTGCACCAGTCCCGGGAGATGAGGAGCCCCAGTCTGTGGCAACCAGCCAGGGTTATGTACTACCTGAGGGGAAAATCATGCCCAACACTGTGTTCGTTGGAGGAATTGACATCAGG ATGGATGAAATCGAAATCCGTGATTTCTTTGCAAGATTTGGAAGTGTAAAAGAAGTAAAAATAATCACTGATAGAACTGGTGTGTCTAAAGG gtATGGATTTGTTTCTTTTTATGATGATGTCGATGTACAGAAGATTGTTGAA TCGCAGATAAATTTTCATGGAAAGAAATTAAAACTGGGCCCTGCAATCAGGAAGCAGCAAAATTTAT GTGCCTATGTGCAGCCCAGACCAGTGGTCCTTAACCAACCGGCACCTCAGTTCCACAATGTGTGGAGCAATCAGAATGCTGACCCGTATATCCAGCACCCTCCTATGATTAGCCCAGTTGCTCAGTATGTGCAG GCATGTCCATACCCAAGCTCACCCCCTGTTATAATCCAGCAAATTCCTATGGGATTCCAGCAACCTGCCTACAACTACCAG GTGGCACCACAATGGCCAACAGGTGATCAAAGGAGCTATATAATTCCTCAG GCATATACGCTGAATTATCACTGTAGTGAAATAGACCAAACAGGGAATGAAATCCTGCAAGCAGAGTTTCCTGTACATGACCCAACAATGTCTCCCTCTGGAACCAGCCCTCAGAAG AAGTCTGTGGACAGAAGTATCCAGACAGTAGTATCCTGTTTGTTTAATCCAGAGAACAGACTGCAAAGGTCTTTTGTTTCTCAAGAGGATTACCTTAAG GACAAGAGAGTGCACCAGTTTAGGAGAAGCAAAGCGGTTTTCAAAACTGTCACCAACTGA
- the DAZL gene encoding deleted in azoospermia-like isoform X2, which yields MHSNCRRYLLGGGKSAVPEAHSAPVPGDEEPQSVATSQGYVLPEGKIMPNTVFVGGIDIRMDEIEIRDFFARFGSVKEVKIITDRTGVSKGYGFVSFYDDVDVQKIVESQINFHGKKLKLGPAIRKQQNLCAYVQPRPVVLNQPAPQFHNVWSNQNADPYIQHPPMISPVAQYVQACPYPSSPPVIIQQIPMGFQQPAYNYQVAPQWPTGDQRSYIIPQAYTLNYHCSEIDQTGNEILQAEFPVHDPTMSPSGTSPQKSVDRSIQTVVSCLFNPENRLQRSFVSQEDYLKDKRVHQFRRSKAVFKTVTN from the exons ATGCACAGCAACTGTCGCAGATATTTACTAGGCGGTGGCAAG TCTGCAGTCCCAGAGGCACACAGTGCACCAGTCCCGGGAGATGAGGAGCCCCAGTCTGTGGCAACCAGCCAGGGTTATGTACTACCTGAGGGGAAAATCATGCCCAACACTGTGTTCGTTGGAGGAATTGACATCAGG ATGGATGAAATCGAAATCCGTGATTTCTTTGCAAGATTTGGAAGTGTAAAAGAAGTAAAAATAATCACTGATAGAACTGGTGTGTCTAAAGG gtATGGATTTGTTTCTTTTTATGATGATGTCGATGTACAGAAGATTGTTGAA TCGCAGATAAATTTTCATGGAAAGAAATTAAAACTGGGCCCTGCAATCAGGAAGCAGCAAAATTTAT GTGCCTATGTGCAGCCCAGACCAGTGGTCCTTAACCAACCGGCACCTCAGTTCCACAATGTGTGGAGCAATCAGAATGCTGACCCGTATATCCAGCACCCTCCTATGATTAGCCCAGTTGCTCAGTATGTGCAG GCATGTCCATACCCAAGCTCACCCCCTGTTATAATCCAGCAAATTCCTATGGGATTCCAGCAACCTGCCTACAACTACCAG GTGGCACCACAATGGCCAACAGGTGATCAAAGGAGCTATATAATTCCTCAG GCATATACGCTGAATTATCACTGTAGTGAAATAGACCAAACAGGGAATGAAATCCTGCAAGCAGAGTTTCCTGTACATGACCCAACAATGTCTCCCTCTGGAACCAGCCCTCAGAAG TCTGTGGACAGAAGTATCCAGACAGTAGTATCCTGTTTGTTTAATCCAGAGAACAGACTGCAAAGGTCTTTTGTTTCTCAAGAGGATTACCTTAAG GACAAGAGAGTGCACCAGTTTAGGAGAAGCAAAGCGGTTTTCAAAACTGTCACCAACTGA